The following nucleotide sequence is from Citrus sinensis cultivar Valencia sweet orange chromosome 6, DVS_A1.0, whole genome shotgun sequence.
GGCCATACGaacattatttttgttgttgattgCTGGTTTTGTCTATCAATGTCTGAAGCTGATTCTAAGGAGTCAATGTTCTTCATAATGGGCAAACACGAAAAATAGCAGACATTTTGTCAGGGTATCGTTTCTAAGTATTGTGTTTTgccttaatttttagaatataaaatttgagagTATGAATTCTTATTTGGCACCTGATATTATTAGCCATTAATTCACTCTCTAAAGGTGCCAATGGTTTATCCCAAATTTGTCAATATATCAGAGCATCTTTAAAAggatatattaatttttactctttaaatatttatttgtttatttatttatcaaataagagagtaaaaaaatatgttattctcgaaaaaaaaaattcaaatagaaataaattactattattataatcaaataaatatttttttcaaaagaaaaataaatggtaattaaaacacttgtctttttcttttcaataaaaagtaataaaatataaattaaagaggaAGAAAGTAATTCTAgagagaattattttttatttgaagaatacTAATTGAAGTGTCTTTTGGagttttaaatgttaatatgattctttaaataaataataaattttttatttaaaaagttttttagaTATGCTATCAGCTTCGCTGGAAGAAAGAGAAGACTCCATTCCAGCGAAGCTAGAGAAGACTCCATTTCAAGCCATAACTTCTTCCGACCATGATCAGCCGCAACATTAATGGCTAAGATTGCAGCAACTTCAGCACAATAAGTGATATGATGGCCCAAAGATTGCCCAAACCCTGCAGGATGAGCACCACGAGCGTCCCTAAAGACAACTGCGCCAGCAGAATCCCTAGAACCACCTTTGGAAAGACCAtctcataataattttaggaGCACGACAGAAGTTAGCAGCCACACCTAGACAGCTCAAAATCTCTCTATCCCTTCCATAATGCACATAACCGGGCACCACTCTttgtaaagaaattaatgttaAGCTGTACAATCAGCTTTAACccgaaaaataaaagcatgcAATCCTCAGACCTGCGCTTGTAGCGGCTTTTCCAAATGCcatgaaaaacataaaatgaagTGACGAACACCGACCACAGACTGGAGCTGGGGATTAAAACTAACATTGATGGCATGCCAAAGCTCTGAAATTGCACTCACAGGGGGAAATTGACGCTTGAAGTTCTTATAATGCCAATCCTGAATAGTCGTTGCAAAAGCACGATTAACAAAGTAACAAACACGTGATCattgttttctaaattatgGAATGGACAAAAAAGACAAGCCGAAACCAAAGAGATGCCGCGCCGCTGCAAAAGCACAACTCGCCAGACTAACAAGGAGAACTTGGGGGAAATCGTCAAACCTGCGATGGCCAACGCTGGATACTGGATAGTGAATGAAAGACTGCCAGTCCACTTATACTTGATAATTATTCTATGTTTACTTACTGAAGTGGGAATAAGAAGTGTGTATTCCTCCCGgttagggatgacaaaattcTCCACAGCATGCGGCTCCCATCTTAAATAAgatgaattttgaataattttttgggaatgtggaaaaaataattctcaaaTTCTTAACGGAATGAGGTTTGGTTTTGCACTCCTCATCCCACCCCCGCCCCCACTTTAATCcctattatatattaatattttttaaaaaaaattgttttatcaATCATAACttttagttaataaattttcattttatttttatctaatatatgtaatttataactaaaagaaaactcaatattataatttttgttcaatattttttttatcaattacaactttagtaaataatttttttttatttttatctaatatatgtaaattataactaaaagaaaaccctATATTATAATACTTATTCAACCTTCGAatacttttatgttttattttctctcttaaggTGATGTtctcttcaaaaaaaattattttgatatcatttcaagatattatttcaatcttttagagatttttttaaaaataatttaaatattttataatagggcaataattttatttaagtatctaatttttaatttactgaaatcaTTTATCTATacctattataaaataagtaaatgaggAATGATGTAGGGAATAtagatgaaatttttaatgaagtgGGGAATAGGTTAAGCCTCGCCTCCCTTACCCCACCGCATTGTCATCCCTACTCCTATTTTAGTATTTACTTACATACTTTAAGGGAGAAATAGAAATCTCACTCCGTAAGTTCCACTCATTTTTTGAGCGAGAAGTGGGATTCCAACTCCCATAGGGGAATATGgaagtgggaatccactcccacctctttgttttttttttttttttacccttctttcattaaatttaagataattatatttaataaaataaatagtatcttatttatttacataatattattatataattttataaattacatttgtaaaaaatagtaatattaaacttattttaatataatattattatatttagttaaaaataataatttacattgattctaagttaaaactacttaaatataatattattatattcacaAAGAATtagtaatattactatatactatctttatttgaaaatataacattattatatttatttaaaaataatagtattatatttatttaataataataaatagtttattctaagaaatattaattttgtactatattattaataataatattttatttatgttgctcttattaataaattttaatttacataattaaaattaaaattaataaaaaaatatgatttacataattaagaatattaataattgttattaatttataatgtaataaaataaatattttattttaaaaaactttttattgattttgtaattaaaaactgtaattctttaaataaggataaaatcatacaattgtaatttgaaatcaTTTACTCTCAATCCAAAACAAAGTAAACATATCTATTGGATTCTGATTCCGATTCTATAATCACATTTCAGTATAAGTAAACAACGTACTCTCACAGTCTCACTCCCACTATACCTTCACACTCTCAGTCCTAAAATTCCCactcttcataatttttattccaatccaaaatataaatgttaCTTTAGTGAATTTACGGCTACTAGATTCAAGTCTGAAGCACCATGCTATACTTCAAATCATTTCATGTATTCAGAATATAATATAGTATGAAACCCATATATGAGAGATAGGATGAGGTAGAAACTCGCAAGGTAAAAACGTGTCATTTTTACCAGAAAGTTAATACTATTCTCTAAAGCAAATATTACATTTACTAATTTACTGAtgtcacaaattaaaaatttatctataCACAAGTAAAGCTTGGATATGTACCTCCGAACATGCTGGTTTTATTCTCAAATATATGAGAGGgaaaattttctctcattaCTGCACATGGAATGCGAACCCAACTCCTTTCCCCTGTCGCTATACgtgggaaaaagaagaaggaagtTGACTGTCCAATTAGGGGTGGATCTATGGTACCTCAAATTTACACAATTTTTTAACCTTTAGGTCTACTATCATCTATCAATGCCCGAGATCAAATAGAAGATGACGTGACTTTTGATCAATGTTAATTAGTGGATAATATAAGTCAGTATCAAATTGAAAGCTTggttatgtatttttaataagataaactTCAATTGACCCATATAATgataatctttaatttattgtttcaaagtatgaaaattttaatttatcctctTTTATTGttgacaatatttttaaaaaaaatcatttgtcTGCCTCCATTTCCATCATGTAGAAAAAGAGGATAAATTGaagtatttgtaatttttgggAAGTAAATTGAATATTGTCATTCTATTTAGAGGGTGAATtgaagtttattatttttactataaCTCATCAATGAAAAATGATACTCCCACTTTTGTTGGTACTAAAACatgaaatcattattttttttcagctTAATGATTTTCAGTCACTAAAAGTagtgtttatatttttatctaaaatttgaatggatttaattttttctaaagtaTGAATGGGTTAGAATACGAATATTTAAATGACGTATTtgcgtttttttttaaagctgaATATaagcaaatctttttttaataaattaaaaacatctTAAACATGGTTATTTGTCATTTACtctttacaaataaaaaatgaaatttatagtttaggaaataaatatattttataaatatttttctaacataatatttacttcttatttacacatttttttcattcaaataaaaccacaaagattttgttttttctattcaaatataaatatatgaaaatcaGACATAAGTTACaaagtaaattttagaaaagatatgcaattaacaaaattttaaactttagaCGTTTAACAAACAACCCCtaaataattagattattaagtcattttaaaaaatgatgacATCATAGggatattttcttcaaaatatccctatctaattaattaattttcatcattcttaaataaaacttactaattagcattattattCATCTCTATAGCTTGTGATAACATAATAGTagaatcattatttttttaatctttttattttctttaaattagcgttatttatctttctaaatttctatgaattttttatataaaaaattgtaaactaCAATAAATTACATGTTCTAATCTAGAATATTAAAGGACTGCATTAGCACaaacatgatttattttttatgttaaaatattctcttatttatgtttttagcgatgtctattatttatttaacatttaaattttaattacacaaatgtaaaagaacatattttcaaatttcttaagatattaaaaacaaacaattaaatatttatttttaaagattcaaacaaaaaacaaatatattatttgaattcaGACGTTCAAgtctatttaaattatattaatttaaatatattcaaaatttaatctaatttaagTCTATTAAGATTTTAGATTAGAAACAAATATCACCCtactttattcatttttttttaacttacaaGAAGGCAAAATATGTGCCAAGTTTAGAAAATCTTGAACTTTGGTGAAAAGATAGGCGGTAGGAtgataacccaaaaaaaaaaatgaaaaaaataaaataaaatatatcgtGGAACTAATTGAAAAAGTATCCAAACATACATacctaaaatataaatgataagaaattaaaGGACTAGAATAATATTAACGAAGAAAATGGTTTCATTTCTCAATATGGTGatggttatttatttatagccatatataTAACACTACGTGCTGtgcatattatatttttaggattgattaaattaatttgatgcataacttaaaaaaaagatatgtttAAAGAAGTGTCATACACGCATCACAATTCAGTTTTTACAATTCACTTGATGACGTCATTAATACAAAACACACATTATCTTTATCAATCAAATAGATATATCtcataacaaaatatatattttacgcATCTccaaaacttaatttaattaggtgataattttaaaataaaaataaaataaaataaaaaacacactGCCTATAAATACAATCACTACTCTACCGATCAGCTTTCATCTTTCTCGCTCTCTCCGTGCGATGCCCACCTTCTAATCCTCAGCTGAAGCCGAGCCACCGCCGTGAAAAACTTAACATTCTGCAGCGGATCCAATATCTCCACCACCTTCGCCGCCGTAGTCGTCCTTAACATATCGGCATTCGCCACCAGACTCTCCAGCGACGCCCTCAGATTGCTCTCCGTCACTTCCTCCCCCTCCGTCATCTCCCACTCACCTAACCGTCCCCGCCTCCTCGCCAGCTCCATTATCGTTGGGCCTGCCACGCTCTCTTGGATTCGCGCCAGCTCATCATTGAGTAACTTTTCTTCCACTCTTGTCTCCACCGATAGACTATCCATACGCTGTCTCTGCTCGTCCGCCAAGTCTTTGACTGACTCGTTGACCACCCGGAAGGCGAGCGTCGGGTTGAAGCCGGCTATCCAGAAGAAAGTTTGCTCGAAGGGAGTGAACCAAGTGGGTGCAAAGAGCAAGAAAACGTTGTGTTGAGCGACCTTTGATTTCTCTTGGTAGTACTGTTGATAGTGAGCTAGTACCCGTTTGACCAATTCTTTAAGATCTTCGTCTCGCGATTGATGGTGATTTTCTTGAGCTGAAATCAACTCGTCAAGCAAATGCTCTTGGCGTACAAGCCATGCTCGAAAGAAAGTCTCGAACGAGGCAACATTGTCATCGTTGTTGTATCTTGCTCGTGGGTTCTCGGACATTGTTAATGAAACGAATAAAAAGTACGATTATAAGTGAAGCAAATGGCGATACTTAAACAACACCcatgtatatatacatagaTATTACTAAGGAGTCGATGATATGTTCATCCAAGAGGCGGGGGTGGCTAAAGTGGGAGCGAACAGAAGATCACTTGATGTTGAAGATTTGATTGCTTACTGAGAAAGTATTAGTACATAGCCATGTTATAAGTTCAAAAACATAAACCAGCTgacagtaaaataaaagtattggTTATAAGCCTatgaatttaactttttaactttttatacttgtatttatgtatttctctttaaatgacaaatttagaatttaaatagTCCATTAAAAGATCGACTAAcgaaaaattttacaaaatgaatGACAGGTATTGTAAGGAATgaaatggtaaaataatagaatcagtattatattttataaatattaaagtaataaaaaatctacttTTAAAATGGACATTCTTTTtaattccccccccccccccccccttttgtGATTTTTGATTACTTAGCAAGAAAGTATTGTTTGACAAGCTTGGAGAATTGAAGGGATTGGTGTTTCCAGCTTTTGCTTAAGCGGTTATGCAGAATGTGGAGAGGGGAAATGAGCAGAAAACCTGTAAGAGACCGCCAGAGACACGTGTATTTGGGGTTAAAATTAGAGAGAACCCCTTACCCATGACacgaaaaaaatatttttgtaacttatTGAAAGAAGGCAGAGGGGATGAATGTTGAGCATGCTATAATTCGTGAGTTGGAGTTTAAAGTCTTTCAAGGGCACCGACTGTGAGAGAATCGAAAAGATGTTTGAGTGCGGTGCGTTTTGTCTCTTTTATGGAGGATTTTCAGAGAGCACGTTTTGATAACGGGCAATTTTGGCTGTCAAGAAAACAGACCCACCAGTGCATGTACGTTGAGGTAATTAAAGACTTTTcgatttttccttcttttcggatttggcattttttttcccccatgTGCAAGACACGTATTGAAGCGGACCGTTCCAAGTGGAGCGGTTCTATTAAGTTGAACAATCGTCCCCTCAGAACCCgcaaataaaaagttgttaCGGGGACTTACAAGAGGCAACCATGCGGCGTTGGCATCCTTCCATGGTGGCAATAAGTGACACGAGGGTAGTGATGAGAGTATAAAAAACTTAGCAAAGTGGTCGTATGAATGAGATCGAGGGTCAGTTTAAACCAAGAACCAACGGAGTTTATGGTGATGTTGCTAACTTATATTTTGGCGAATGAAAGGTAGCGCCGAGAGTGTCGAAGTGGAGATGACACGacgaatatttttttttagtgtcgCTTCAAGTTTGACCAAAAGAAAAGACGAAGACAAGTTTTGTTTCTCGAAAAGATAATAACAATCGCgtaatgattaaaaatatatatatatattagcgAAGGCCGCACAGACGAGGCCTTGAACAGAATTGTGTACCGTTAGCTTTTACCAGCGCCAGTACTCCAGCGGTGACTCCAGCCCAGACCACAGAAGAGAGATATTGCTGAGCACTTCTCCCTGCTACGGGAGATGAAACGAGAAAGGATTTCAATTATATCAGCAAAAAAAtcgtaaaatgaaaaaaaaaaccgaaacTAAAAGATTTCACGTTTTATTGAGCATTCGGACTTAAAAATTAGTCCATAAGAAAGGCGAAGAAATGAACAAGTACCTTGTTGAAGTGAGAAGGAAGTCAGTGTCAAACCTCCAATTACCAATGCTGATGCCACAGGGAGATACTGCAATATACAAATTTATCCACGGAACACATGGTCACTGATGACacaaaaaaatggtgaaacaagacttttaaaattagtgcatggtgattatatttattttctgataTGTGATAATAGATTATGCGGGGTCATGGAAGCTAGCCAGGACTGCAGTGGGACTCACTTTGTCGGTAAAGAATATGAATAGTGTTATTCAGTTCATTGCCTGAAGCTAAGCTGTGTCCAAATATATGCAAAAACAAACTGGCTGACTTGTGCTttgtaggtttttttttttttcccccctacTAGATACTGACAAAACAAACCGGCTGACTTGGATTTTcatagttttttctttttctactaGATGCTGACAAAACAAACCGGCTGACTTGGGTTCTCACCCAAACTATGCAAATGGCTTCATCCCATTAAAAAAAGGTtaacaagaaagaaagaaatagaatGGCTTTGCACATTCTGtctgataattttttttttccccctcaaAAGATGTTTTGTTGGCAGCAACTGAGTCATTTTGATTGCCATAATTTTGGACAACAGATGAAGTCATAATATGTCTATACATCTTATTCAAAAAACAAAGAGCATTGATTGATCCTTACCGAGAATGATTCGAACCCATTGAGCTGAAATGGAGAGGGACTGTTTCTGTTGACAGTATAGTGACCACTTATGAGATCCATTGCATCCtgtggaagaaaataaaagaagaaacttattcaacaaaattttcaccAAGAAAATGGAAGCCCAAACTCCCTACCAATTAGACAAGCATTCCtattttcaaaacataagAGGCAGCTTGCCTGTCGAACTCCGTCCTGGAAATTGTTCAAATAGTATCTTGAAAGAGAACTCATCCCATCTCTGATCAATCCAGATATTGTCTGCTTCCCGTATCTGCAGTGTTggccaaaaaaatatatcagatATTGGGACAGATTACAAACAAATAATTCATAGGAATCATAATACAACTTTGATTCACCTAACAAGGTCTCCTTTCAGGGCATATGTTCCAGCATATTCGATGCTAATCTCGTCGCCTTGCTCAGCCCACACTAATGCAATAGAGATGCAAGTTTAGAGTGAGGCAGAGATGTCATTACAAAGAAAACTTCTAGTAGTGAGGAAGACTGAAGCAAGGATGTAAAAATATAACGTACACGTTCTGAATTTTCCATATTCCTCACTGAACATAGAAATGCACTTGGTGGAAGACAATATCCCAATCCTTTGCAACTGTAAACTCAGAGACTTCTGAGCCAGGTAACTctgtttataaatattgaaaataggGAGAATAAGAAGCTTTGAATTACATGGATTTACAGCACATCTTCCCTTAATATAAAACACATATGATTCTGCAACATGAATGCATTCCACGTACCTGGGTGACATTTGTTCGATCAAGACAATCAATACAGTTGGATCTGATAACTCCTTTCTGCTCCTCTAATATATTTCCTTCTGTGTCTATGAGGAGATATCTGCTCAGCTGGAAGAGTAATGATTAAAACACAGTATTATGGATAGATGGTATACCAGGATAATGGCATACTTGTTCAAAAAAACTtcatatacatattttatttgctttcatTACCCTTGGTTATCAAACTCCTGTTGAATCTGATCATACAGAACTTGCAGCTTATCAAAGTTTGAAGTGCCACAAACATGATGAAAGTCAAATGAGACATATCTGCAATAGACATTCATAAATGACCAGGTTAATCAaaatacttttcaaaaaaGTAGTGGAGGTCCTGGAGAATGAATATGAAGAAACTAAAAAACAGGCAGGGAACTGCTGTTTAGAAGCCCAAGTAGGTAACCCAAGGGGTTTTGACTTTTGAGCTCCTGACCTCTTGGTGGAATCCAAGGATCTTAACCACTCAACCCAATCCCttagggttatcaaaaattttttttactttgatcAAATCTATTGCATATGTAGAATGTAGCATGTCACCACCTCACATTTGGAAGCTTCTGCATTTCAGCCGCATATGCTGCACTCAATTGACCTTCATCACCATGCTACAGttgtcaaataaaaaacagtTTTCAGATTATGAGAAACAACATTGGCCTTGCAAAACAAAAAGTCAACTGGGGTACATCAGACACAGTTAGGAACACTGTAAAGTGGCCAGCTGAACCAGCCTTCAGCCCTTCACAACcagcattaataaaaataaatagaaaccaCTGATTCCAAGAATCTATGAACTAGTATAGTCATACTAAGGTTGCAAAAACATCCCAAAGGAAACCGTCAGCAATTGGCTCCAGATGGCCATATAATCTTCCAGCATTGTTTCAAGAGAACACTGATGCGACATTGGAGATTTGTACTTTAGGGACAAGAATAAGAGAGAAGAAGTCCTAACCTTATCGGTAAGGTCTACTGCTACAATTTCTCCATATCTTTGTAATAGAACACGGAAATGGCGCTCCACAACTTTTGGCTGGACAAAAGGGGTAAATTACATGGATGCAAATGGCAAGCAGAGTTAAACTCCAACAAGACAAAAACTATGTTTCAGAGTTGAAATTTACTGTTTGGtcatgattaataattttaagctGTGGCTTATAACTCAAATCAACAATCTGCTCCCAGAGGAGTGGTATTGAGCCCCGAACCTACAAcagaaaagaatataaaatgtaACCTTGCAGGACAGTGATTATATACTGTGATATGAGAACAAAGATCAAAGTTTAAAGCCATAAccataaaacaataaatgaaGTCATATATAGGAGTATCTTCCTTCTCAATCAAGGATATCTCagttacaaaataataaataaagaaaaaggctATTAGGCCTAAAGAATATGTAAGCTCATGTATCAACATGTCAACAATTTTTTGCTCAGAAACAAAGTAAGCATATTAGGAGTTGTACATAGGGGAGGGACAAGAAGTCCGCACTCAACATGTGAACAATACTCCACTACCTTATAAAAGAATGCTGCCAGAAGTATTTATAATGCATGGTACTAAATATGC
It contains:
- the LOC102613676 gene encoding protein RESPONSE TO ABA AND SALT 1-like; the encoded protein is MSENPRARYNNDDNVASFETFFRAWLVRQEHLLDELISAQENHHQSRDEDLKELVKRVLAHYQQYYQEKSKVAQHNVFLLFAPTWFTPFEQTFFWIAGFNPTLAFRVVNESVKDLADEQRQRMDSLSVETRVEEKLLNDELARIQESVAGPTIMELARRRGRLGEWEMTEGEEVTESNLRASLESLVANADMLRTTTAAKVVEILDPLQNVKFFTAVARLQLRIRRWASHGESEKDES
- the LOC102613970 gene encoding phosphoinositide phosphatase SAC8 isoform X3, whose amino-acid sequence is MKFLHCNEALKFSNYQEKKDEVYFMNLLKVVEATPGLYYSYETDITLNLQRRCKLAEGWMSKPIWKQADPRFVWNRNLLEELIECKLDGFIIPLLQGSFGAVQLKLNDSPAVITLLSRRCNRRLGTRMWRRGANLEGDTANFIETEQLLETEGFKSSLLQVRGSIPLLWEQIVDLSYKPQLKIINHDQTPKVVERHFRVLLQRYGEIVAVDLTDKHGDEGQLSAAYAAEMQKLPNVRYVSFDFHHVCGTSNFDKLQVLYDQIQQEFDNQGYLLIDTEGNILEEQKGVIRSNCIDCLDRTNVTQSYLAQKSLSLQLQRIGILSSTKCISMFSEEYGKFRTLWAEQGDEISIEYAGTYALKGDLVRYGKQTISGLIRDGMSSLSRYYLNNFQDGVRQDAMDLISGHYTVNRNSPSPFQLNGFESFSYLPVASALVIGGLTLTSFSLQQAGRSAQQYLSSVVWAGVTAGVLALVKANGTQFCSRPRLCGLR
- the LOC102613970 gene encoding phosphoinositide phosphatase SAC8 isoform X1; translated protein: MEIEPSLSSGRFKLHDQLELLEFKDQYVIKSVESPDQGFSIDRRDGNIEPLNDEACSGSPSQTSTIYGVAGTIRLLAGKYVLVITSRKVAGTFLGFPVFRVTSMKFLHCNEALKFSNYQEKKDEVYFMNLLKVVEATPGLYYSYETDITLNLQRRCKLAEGWMSKPIWKQADPRFVWNRNLLEELIECKLDGFIIPLLQGSFGAVQLKLNDSPAVITLLSRRCNRRLGTRMWRRGANLEGDTANFIETEQLLETEGFKSSLLQVRGSIPLLWEQIVDLSYKPQLKIINHDQTPKVVERHFRVLLQRYGEIVAVDLTDKHGDEGQLSAAYAAEMQKLPNVRYVSFDFHHVCGTSNFDKLQVLYDQIQQEFDNQGYLLIDTEGNILEEQKGVIRSNCIDCLDRTNVTQSYLAQKSLSLQLQRIGILSSTKCISMFSEEYGKFRTLWAEQGDEISIEYAGTYALKGDLVRYGKQTISGLIRDGMSSLSRYYLNNFQDGVRQDAMDLISGHYTVNRNSPSPFQLNGFESFSYLPVASALVIGGLTLTSFSLQQAGRSAQQYLSSVVWAGVTAGVLALVKANGTQFCSRPRLCGLR
- the LOC102613970 gene encoding phosphoinositide phosphatase SAC8 isoform X2, coding for MEIEPSLSSGRFKLHDQLELLEFKDQYVIKSVESPDQGFSIDRRDGNIEPLNDEACSGSPSQTSTIYGVAGTIRLLAGKYVLVITSRKVAGTFLGFPVFRVTSMKFLHCNEALKFSNYQEKKDEVYFMNLLKVVEATPGLYYSYETDITLNLQRRCKLAEGWMSKPIWKQADPRFVWNRNLLEELIECKLDGFIIPLLQGSFGAVQLKLNDSPAVITLLSRRCNRRLGTRMWRRGANLEGDTANFIETEQLLETEGFKSSLLQVRGSIPLLWEQIVDLSYKPQLKIINHDQTPKVVERHFRVLLQRYGEIVAVDLTDKHGDEGQLSAAYAAEMQKLPNVRYVSFDFHHVCGTSNFDKLQVLYDQIQQEFDNQGYLLIDTEGNILEEQKGVIRSNCIDCLDRTNVTQSYLAQKSLSLQLQRIGILSSTKCISMFSEEYGKFRTLWAEQGDEISIEYAGTYALKGDLVRYGKQTISGLIRDGMSSLSRYYLNNFQDGVRQDAMDLISGHYTVNRNSPSPFQLNGFESFSYLPVASALVIGGLTLTSFSLQQGRSAQQYLSSVVWAGVTAGVLALVKANGTQFCSRPRLCGLR